One genomic window of Mycteria americana isolate JAX WOST 10 ecotype Jacksonville Zoo and Gardens chromosome Z, USCA_MyAme_1.0, whole genome shotgun sequence includes the following:
- the DIRAS2 gene encoding GTP-binding protein Di-Ras2: MPEQSNDYRVVVFGAGGVGKSSLVLRFVKGTFRESYIPTIEDTYRQVISCDKSICTLQITDTTGSHQFPAMQRLSISKGHAFILVYSITSRQSLEELKPIYEQICQIKGDIESIPIMLVGNKNDENQNREVDSSEGEAMAKKWKCAFMETSAKLNHNVKELFQELLNLEKRRTVSLQIDGKKSKQQKRKEKLKGKCVVM, encoded by the coding sequence ATGCCTGAGCAAAGCAACGATTACAGGGTTGTTGTGTTTGGAGCTGGAGGAGTGGGCAAAAGTTCTTTGGTCTTGAGATTTGTGAAGGGCACTTTCAGAGAGAGCTACATCCCTACCATTGAAGACACCTATCGTCAGGTGATCAGCTGTGATAAGAGCATATGCACTTTGCAGATAACTGACACTACAGGGAGCCATCAATTTCCAGCCATGCAACGTCTTTCTATTTCTAAAGGACATGCGTTCATTTTGGTTTACTCTATCACCAGCCGACAGTCCTTGGAGGAACTCAAACCAATCTATGAACAAATCTGTCAGATTAAAGGAGACATAGAAAGCATTCCAATAATGCTGGTGGGGAACAAAAATGATGAGAACCAAAATCGAGAGGTGGACAGCAGTGAAGGAGAAGCCATGGCTAAGAAGTGGAAATGTGCCTTCATGGAGACCTCTGCCAAGCTGAACCACAATGTGAAAGAGTTATTCCAAGAATTGCTAAACCTAGAGAAACGCAGGACTGTGAGTTTACAAATTGAtggcaaaaaaagcaagcagcagaaaaggaaagagaagctgaaaggcaAATGTGTGGTGATGTGA